The following is a genomic window from Patagioenas fasciata isolate bPatFas1 chromosome 1, bPatFas1.hap1, whole genome shotgun sequence.
ttggttttgttgttttttaaagtcaGGAGCAACCCTGCTGAATTCTGAGAAGTTACAGTAAAGTAGAACAGCGTGACGTGGTCTTTTTCTTTATATTATCTAATCATGGCACATAGGACAGATTTTTTATACAGGAAACTCATTTTTGTGCTCTattcaaaaccaaactaaacatcAGTCAGGCTTGTTTTCTAAACTGGTATGGTGCAAGAGAGCTACATAGCATGGAAAGAAAGGTAAGCACAAGACAAATCGTTGTGATTTGTAGACTGTGAGAAAACAAACATAAGAAATACAGACGTAGCTCCGCATACACACATCAGCAAGTTCTTAGTTAAtgcagggttcattgtaacatggAAGTATAAAACTTTAGAGCAGCTTTTTTTGAGGTGAGCCATTCATTTTTCCTAAAAGCAAGCAAACTTGAACATGTGTGTGGTTCATGCCATTCTGTGCAATGGGAATGGAGTTCCCATTTTACCTTTTTGGTTATGTTTACCCAGATGCTTATGTGGTCTTACCATGCTTTAGTATCAGTACTATCCAGTCTGTTTTTTAACAAACTTATCATGCCTAGACGAGACACCAccttgctgctttattttttcagaGGCCCTTTTAAATTATCGTTTCCCAGACAGTTTCTTTCTGACGTCTGATGATGTCTGCAGCACTTTGTTTAtcatggggtaaaaaaaaaaaaaaaaaaaaagcacattcatCACaggattttctttgcttttcatgcTGCTACAATAAGTTAATTTGTACAGTATTGTGACTATAAAACAGTGAAATGCTCCAAATGAAAACCTGCAATGTAAACCACTCCAAACCCACAAAATTTGAAAGTGAACCTTATAGATCCTCAGATTGTGTTTCTTGTTCTAGGAATGTAAAAACTTCTAGTGGCGAGAAAGAATTTTGTTTTCCCAGCTGTTTGCACTCTGTACAACTTCCAGCTACTTTGGGGGGCTAGAACTGTATCCATGAGGGTTCCTTCGTCATACTGTGTTCCATACACTTTCCTGTAGCATCTAGGCTCCTGTTGTGATGAGGTGTTTATTTGAAGATGTCCATATAATGGTTTTGAGGGCATAGAAAATGTAATGGTTTTCCCATGTGTATGTTTTCAGCTTGGGatatgcagaaataaaataattttttgagtTAAGATTTCAGATGAGCATATAGAAGTCACAAGTTTTACTTCAGAATAACATTACCAGTACCAGTAGGGTAAGAAATTAAGTTTCCACTTTGGGTTTGGAATACAATGCCTCGCATAGCAGCTTCCCTCCATCTGTTTTGCATACAGTGAAGGCTTttatgtattttcttcctttttcttagtaATTTACTGGGTACTTAAGGATTCAGAAAAACTTCTGCATTTACTTAAAGACTAAGGCCACGCTTCTGGTGACAGACGCAAGGTTAGTTTAAGTGCTTAGACACTCACTTCTCAATTTTTTGAACAGATTTTTCCCCCAAGCAATTGAgctaaaaagccaaaaccaaaccaaaacaacaacaacaaacccaaacaaccaaagtAGAATATTGGCCTCCACATGGACTTATGCTTTTGGTTTTGACATAAAGAGAATTCACTGAGATGCATGAAGTTACATATTGCCTCCATACCCAAGCAGGATGAAAGCCCCACTGTATTTACATATGAAAGCAGCATTGTATTAAGCACTAGTAAAACAAAATGTGAAAAAGGCCCTTTGCTGAGGAGCTTGAATTGTAATTGAGTGACTAACTGGTGTGCAAGGTATGCCTCACTGCTCTGTCAGGTGCACCCCCAAGTTTTAGGTAATAACAGGCTTGGTTTAAGACTTTGTGGTGTGATATATTGGCAAATAGAGGTAGGCACGCGCATAGGCACGTTTGTGCCAAGAAAATGTTGAGAACGACTTGTCTGGTTAATGCAAGACATGGCGAGTAGCTCCAACAAACAGACAGAAGTAGGACTGGTGCATCCTTGCCTGCTATGCACTCTCTGAGCCCTGATGGAGAAGGCTTTATTTTCCTTGTATTACAGACCAGGGTCTGGTGTATAGAGACATATGAAAGACTTCAGCCCAACAGGACTGTGCAGCACTTTATATGAGCTGTGGCTATGGTCTCAGGAAGAAGGAAGACAGCTTCTAGTCCATGAATACACGAGTTTGCTTGGGATTCAGCTAAATATGTAGTTCAGAGACCAGGCTTTGGTGAAAACATGATATTGATGTCTTGTGGACTTGTATTCTTCCTGGGATGGAAAGAACGAAGCTGATTGAAAAAACAGTGAATAAAGTGGTCTTTTAAGCCAGAAAAAAACTGAGTAAGCATAGGTGTAAAAAGAATAGGTAAGGAATCTGAAGGCATGGATGGATAAGATGGCTGTGTTGCTGTAAGGAGAGGTATCCCTGCTGGGCAGCACTGCCCTGCTAGCAGGAGGGTTTAACATACACCGTGGTCTTCCAGGCCCCTGTCCACATTGCAGTTATGTCTTACAAGAAATAAAGTTTGTGTTTAGTTTACAAGAGAAGACGTAACCAGTGTATGGGGTGTGATGGGCAGGGAGATGGATGTAGCCAGAGCGATTTTACAATGTTCTGTGTCCTCTTGGAGAAATAAGGATGTGTTTAATTCTCCGCATAATGTGTTGTATTCCCAGACCTTTCTCAGTACAAATTTGGCCCCAAATGAAAGTGGACCATCAGAAAAGTTGCAGAGGAATGTGAGACAACAGTAGTATGGATAACAGACAGAGAAAAGACAGGATCTAGGACTTTTGTAGAGGAAAAACTGTCAAGTGTTGAAAATGGCCTGAATGTGCTCACCTTCAAAAAAAAGAGTGAGTATTCCTTGGGCACACCACTGGGTGGGAGAGAGTACaggtgtgccgctggcagcagctgaaggtgaaaaaggtaggGAGAGTCTAGGAGGGAAGGCACAAATTCATACACTAAAAAACACCCAGCATAAAGTTTCAGAGAGGAAGTTTCTAATAGAGTGTATGAACAGTTGATCACAGAAGtttcttttgaaaatgaaactaaTGAAGACAGATCATATATCAAATAGGTGTAAACAAAGAGCTCAGGTTCTTGTGGAAAATACAATGGGTATGGCTGCAGCACTATGGTAAATACTTGATCTAGCTTGAACAAAGTGGCTATTCTATGGAAAAGTACCAAGGGCATAATCAGTGAAAACTGCTCCTGTTTGCAAGAGTTCTCATCAATCATTAATcggccttttttcttttcagttctgttttctcctgtttctctCTCGCTCAGTCCCAGGCCTTTCTTCAGAGTGGTGCAGTTGTACTGGTGCCCCAGCAGAAATTTAATGTGTTGAGGAAAGGAGTTTCCTGTACTGCTTCTGCCGTAAACATTCCAACTAAACACTACAGCCAGGAAGAGCTCCAGAGCAGAGACCCTGAAAAACAGCCCAGCTGGTCTGAGAGATGATAGCTGCCAAATGAGAGTAGCTGTCTGCAAGAAGTCACGCACGGGGATATGGCTTTGACTCTTGTGTCCTTGTGTTATTTGAAACATGAGTCAAAGTCATTAGGCTGTTTTTGCCATGCTAATGAAATGATTTTGCTCAAAGACTAATAGATAtaagaaatctgtatttaatGGCCATGGAGGTCCTGGCTTGTGGCACGGGTTGCTGTCTGCTTACTTGTAGTCATGATTGCATATTGACattcatttctttctcttaatTGTATTCCTAATTATTGAAGTACACCAGATACATAGTGCTGATACTCAAGAGTAgctatttttctttctatctCTAGGACCTTTGGTTCTTTTCCTCGTAAAGTCAATCAGTCAGTTAGCCTGTGATGCACCCATATTCAGAGCTCCACTGCGAGTACGTTTATACAAGAGGAGACAGGTTTGATCTGACTGGAGACAGGGTGATTGCAGGTGTGTGATCCCACAGTACCATGTGGGAACATTTCTTTTTACCAGTTTGACCTGATGGGTGGCAAGTCAAAATCTTCTGGTACAGTGAACTTAAGAGTACAACTTTGATTACTTAGGCTGGACTGGCTTTAAACTATAGGTTTTGGCTTAGACGAAGTTGATATAGATGAAAGGTAATTGTTAAAGTTAGTGGCTGAGATGAAAAAGATTATACGTGTAACTGTAAGTGCAATTCACATTCAGtggaaatattttgcagaagCAGCAGATTTTATTGTAATTCTGTATTGTGGTCAGGCATAGCTCTTTTTATCAGTAAATGTATTGAAAATCTTCTCCATGAGAGGCAGAATGCCTTCCAGAGCTTGCCAAATAAATgagtgttgagggttaagattgcggggatgACAatcaaaccatggcagatgtattgttaacctcctttccccctccacttccctcttttgcccctccccctccccccttcccactcaggacagggagggaaagaaggacagagagaagagagttggaaaaattaaagatgttttactaatgctactaataagaatagagaaaatagtacaaaatatataaaaacagtcttgaaagtctcagcaactgcagagccagcacccaaagtcctggattagactctgtagcaaaccggagctggattcagtctctcactaggcctcaattcacagggacaaccagcaaggtcctctcctaatgtcagccatgaggaaaaagggcaaagagacgagatcctcgtgatctcccacttttatatgaagtattcacagttggtcagtctcttggtcaccggttccttgttgcccctctcgcaagatgtccatctgtacttatcaataattttgcattccattgctaggtttaccaaaacatgtgtctggttctccaggaaaatgcagctaatatgaaggctttagctgacaggcaaaatttactaaaagagaaacttgttttttaacaaaaccaggacaatgaggAACAAAGTCAGTGTAGTAAGCACCAAAGAGACATGGGATGCTGCTCACTGACAGCCTGGCCACTCTTATCACTTAGCACACCTAGTGCTGTGCCATCCTGAGGGCCTAGTGGAGCAGTGTTTCCTCTGGCTGGTGCTTCTTTCCAACTGACAGATTAGGACCTAATCCCTGTTCAGTGCAAACCAAAACATCCTTTTTCTTCACAGCACTTTATAGACATTATTTTAACACCTCTGTCCTGAATTTTCTTaaatttccttctgtttcttatCAGAATCTGGATCACACATCTTTCATTTTCCTGCACTATCATTTTAACCTATTAGTAatggacaagctggagagttgggtggggaataacctgatgaaatttaacaagggaaagtgtagagtcctgcatctgggcaggaacaaccccaggttccagcataggttgggaaattacatattagagagcagtgtagaggaaagggacctgggggtcctggtggacagcaggatgaccatgagccagcactgtgcccttgtggccaggaaggccaatggcatcctcgggtgtattacaaggggggtggtcagtagatcgagagaggtcctccttcccctctactccgctctggtgagagaccccatctggaatattgtgtccggttctgggcccctcagttcaagaaggacagggaactgctggagagggtccagcgtagggcaacaaagatgattaagggagtggagcacctcccttatgaagaaaggctgagggagctgggtctctttagtttggagaagaggagactgaggggtgaccttattaatgtttataaatatataaagggtgagtgccatgaggatggagccaggctcttctcagtggcaaacaatgataggacaaggagttatgggatcaagctggaacacttaaacttaagaagaaacttcttctcagtgagggtcacagagcactggaacaggctgcccagggaggttgtggagtctccttccctgtagacattcaaagcccacctggacacattcctgtgcgaccccacctaggcgttcctgctgcagcagggggattggactggatgatcttttgaggtcccttccaatcccaaacatgctgtgatactgtgatcaccTCTATCTCTGCCTTTATAGAGGGGGTGAGAGAGCACATTCAGTATACATTGTTTGTGGCCTTTCAAAATTTAGATTGTGGCTGTTCAGGGATACGCgtttagagaagaaaatgtgaatCTGATTATGTATAAAAGGTGTGCTCTGcttcttttcaaaaataaaagcagatctATGGCAGTAGAAGCAGTAAGGGACACCACCTTCCCACATCACTTCTCTGTCTCTTGTCAGAACTGCTCCATCCACTTGTGTTTTGATTATGTAGAATAAGAATTACAACCTGTGGGTATGATGGTAGCAAGCACGATTGCTAGGAAGACACacgtctattttttattttttttttctgctgatttcaTTATGAGTAATGAGATTTTGGACCCTTGCTTCTCACCAAAAACAAAAGgtctgaaagccagaagaaaaaagtgagaCCTGCCTGGGAAAAACCCCATCTAACTGACCCTGTTTCCTTACCTCCCGGCAATGAGCGAGGGGATGCTGGATGGCAGCCCGACGCGTTGGTGCCATGCCCCTTCGTGCCGAGGAGGCTCCGGGCAGGGGAGTGGGAAGGCTCCACCGGCTGCGGGCAGCTCAGCTTGTTCCCTCGCTTTTTCCCTGACGCGGCACACGGGTGGGCCGGCGCCCGCCCTCCCGGCTGCTGTCGCAGGGCCCAGCGCGGGCGGTGGGTGAAGAGGCGGAGGTGCTCTGGGGGTGCACGGAGGTCTCTGGCTTCGGAGGAGCAGCGCCCATCTGGTGCTGATGCAGAGTCAGCCGGACCGGAGGTGGTTTCGGGAGAAGCCAGAGACTTGGGGCTGCCTCCGGTCGCGTTCAGCACAGGCTGCCGTGACCCCATTTCTCGGTGGCGACGACAAAGCGGTGAAGCGTCGCCCGCGTTTCCGTGTCCGGGGGGGGTCGACATCTCTGCTGTGATGCCTCGCAGGAAAATCGCCCTGCTTTTTGAGGACGTTGATTTTCTCGGAGGAGGGACATGACACCAACATCCCCGCAGCTCCGCTGGACAGCAAGCCCCCCGCGGAGCTGCGGGCCGGGAGTGACCGGGGAAACAGGCCGGGGGGGCTCGGCCGGAGTGGGCTTGGCTCGGCTTCTAGCGCGCCCGTAGACAGCACGCCCCTCTCTCGCGTCACCGCCCACAGCCTCGGCCTCATTGGCTGAGGGCGGTGCTCATCCTCTGGGCCAGCCAATCGGGCACCCCCATCTTCGCGGGCGCGGGGACACCGCGGCCTCATTAGGACGCGGGCCCCCCACCCCTTTCCTGGCGCGGCGGCGGCAGTGACGGTGGAACCGTCTTCACTTCGGCCTCGGGGACGGGCGGCGGCGCGCGGCTGTGGCGTTCCTGGCGGGCGGGCTGCGACCGGCTGCGGTGGTCTCTGTAAGGCAGCGCGCGCTTAGCCTGTTAATTCTCCGAAGCCGAGGAACGAGCGCGGGGGCAGGACGGTTAGCGGTGGGGGGGAGCTCCCTGCGGGGGAAGAAGGGCGCCGGGGGTGCTCCCTCGGAGGGGTTGCGTAGGCGCTCTGGGCGGAGAGGGGTTGCCGGGTCCTGGGGGAGATTCCCTGAGGCGGGGTGTGCGGATGGGCTCCCTTGACGGGTGTAGGGACGCGGAGCCGGCCcggggtgtttgtgtgtgtggagtCACCAGAGGGGAAGGGTGGTGGTGTTGGGACCCGGGGCAGGTGGTGGCTTCCCGTGGGAGCAGTAGTTGTGGGGCACCTCGTGGGTGGAAGTTGCTGCTTTGTTCCTGGGCagcctcctgtgtgtgtgtgtatatgggaGTTGCAGCCCCACTTCTGGGTAAGTCTCTGTTCTTAGAGAAGGCCAAGAGACAGAAGTGCACTGCACAGGGACGTTTTATAGGAGGGCTGGGCAGGTGAACTTGTGCTGGCTGGAGTGAGGAGTCCTGGAAATGAGCACCTGTGGCAGTTAGACATGCTGATGTATTATGTTCTCCTGCGCACCTTGCCCTGTCCTTCTGTGTTGACCTGGGGCTCTGTGTTTCTGTTCTGTGCTGGATCCAAGTCTGCTATCTGTATCCTCCTTTGTGTCCCAGAGATTTTGGTAGATTTCTGGGTACTAGAGCTGTGGTAATTGTGGTCTAAACAAATATTGGGGAGCAAATGATATCCTGGGGCACCTGGGAGACAAGAAACTTCCCCTTGTTGGAAATGCAGGAGCTGTGCATATGCatctttttgggagaaggaaattGGTACATTTCCCAGCCCATACAAGGGATGTGTGCTCTATTTTCTTACAGCTCAAAGAGCAAATGATGGTTGGCATAACCATTTGCACTTGAGGTTTCTTTCTGTGTGATCACTTGATGTTTATTCTCTTCCTGCAGGTAATTAACCAAGAGTGTGTGGTGGCCTCTGTATAAAGCAGCTCTTGAGTCTATGCTGGGATTTGTGTAGGCTGCTCCTTTGCCGTAGGAAAGGTGAGTAGGATTATTTCCATGTGTTGCTGTAAGGCTTTCTAGCTTAAATGCTTCCGTAAGTGGTGTGATATTTAAACAAGCCTGTATCTGCCAGTGCTTTCTGAATTTGAGAATAGTGATTCTGCCTGATCTTTTATATAACTGAACTGTAGTTAATGGTCGCCAGATGATCTTGGATCATTGTAtgaatctttttgtttgtttgttatattttagttttttattgcttttggaCAAAAGTACCCAACTAAGAAAATGTGTGAACAGATGCATTCACTCTGTTGTTGGGTCTTGTTATTTTTATTGGGTGGTAATTTGGTTTTGTAAATTACGTGATCTGTTCCTGTGTATAATACAGTCAATTAATCTGAATAATGAGATATCTGTAGAGATAGCTTTTTATGGGGCTATGTTTTATGTAGTTGTTCATGCTGTGGACATGCTGCAATGGTTAATCATATCTATGGGATGCTGGAGAAGGATTACTTTGGTTTTGAGGTGGAAATGGTATCTCATACTCCTTTGTGTTGTAAACCTGGGATTTTTAAGGGTGTGGTTTAGCATTGTATATGATGTGACATGACAGTGGAATCCTAACAATAGTTGATTTCTTTGCTTAATGTGCAACTGACTGTGAATGGAAAAAGTGGAACATGCAGGCAATTTTGTCTGTGGTGTTCCATGTCATACACAAAATTCAGGCCTCCTTTGCTTGAAATCACAGGAgactttattttgtatttaccAACTGTCTATTCTGTGTCAGAAAATACCTCCTGATattgtggtaaaaaaaaaaaatctgtcagtcctaaaatgcattttaattgtGAGCTATACCAGTAGTCAGAAGGTAGAACAGGGGAGGTGTTGTGTAGTGTCCTTGTGTGGTGTAAACTGTCTTCTGTGGGAGTAAAGGAGAACTAAGCTGCTGTTAGAGTAGAGATCAAATTACTGAGGCTGTTAATGAATTCAACTTTTCTATATACTTTTTATAAGCCTGGTAAAAATGAatgctgcttcccaaaacccagaGTACATGGGCCTGACCCATCCTACTGAGCTAATTCAGGGTTACAGTGGGCCTGAGTTTGAGACACTTGGAGACTTGGAATGTGATTGAAGCAGCTCCAACTGATTTGAGATGATGTGAGCTCCTATAAGCATGTCTCATGGAAATCTAGTCTGAAGTTGTGTGTGCACAAGTCAGACTTTTGTCTCCCACTGTCCATATTTTTGAGAGCACTAAGTCTTTGAGTATACAGCAGTCTTTCCAGTGCAGAgagttgtatttttctttctaccACCCTCCCTCCCCTTCACCCTGGTTCTGTCCATTATCTACTCAGTGACACCTCAGGTCAGAGTGATCAGATGGGGTTTTCAGAGTTGCAGTGCTATGTTAGATGGACCTTTCAGGCATCATGCAATTGCTAGATCATCTTCGGTCACATTGCAGAAGCCTGGGTGAGTGGTCAAAATCCATCTCCCATTGAAGACAATTCAGGGTGGTGTTACTTAGTCAACAGGAGCAGAGAAAGGTGCTGTTTGACCTTATGAATATGTAGCTAGTTGTGCCTTGCATCCCAGAGTATCTGTATTGTGGCACTTGAGTGTGGAGGAATGAGAGAGGAGGTGGTCTGGGGAAGAATCTAGCAGAGATTGGCATAACTAGCAGGACGATATAGGCATGTGAGGAAATAGGTTATACAGTACATGATATAGACATGTGAGGAAATAAGTTACACAGTACATGATTATGGTGACCTCTCTTTTGAGGAAGGCTAATAAGGTCCTGTGTATTGCCACTTCCAATTCTGTGGCCCTCCTCCCCAGTTGCCCTAGCTGAGGATCACAGCTACTGTCTGTGGCCATGTTTCCTTGGAGCCAGTGTGGGTCTAGACAGCGATTACAAGCTTGAGCTCCATGTTTCACCTCTGCAAGTTCAGCAGTGGGTGGGGTCTGCTTCTCTGGTTGGGAGCTGCTACTGAGTGAGGCTATGCTTAAGCCCTTGAGGGGAATCTGTAGGATGGAACAGCTTATACAAATCAGCTACTAGTCAATTGGTTAAGTGGGCTAGTTGCAACAAGCTGGGTGGAGGATGGTCTGTTTCCTTCCACATGAGAGTGGGAAGGAATTCAAAGCCAGGAGACATCAAAAGTAGAAACATACTCAGCAGACACTTATTTCTTTGATTGTTTTGATTCTGATAGTTGTCTGCTCCTTGCTGCTGTATTAACTACTTGTAATGCATGATCTATAAGATGTTTGATGTATCTGTCTCATGTGTTTGTCCAGATGCATCATTAGATGCCAGACCATTTGTCATCTGTGCTAAGCTGCAACCGAAATGGCTAAGTACAGGCTTGTTCTCTTAAGACATGGGGAAGGAGCCTGGAACAAGGAGAATCGCTTCTGCAGCTGGGTGGACCAGAAGCTGAGCAGTGATGGGATAAAGGAAGCTCAAAACTGTGGCAAACAACTTAAAGAGCTGGGCTTTGAGTTTGACCTCGTCTTCACTTCTGTACTCAGCCGTTCCATCCAGACTGCATGGCTTATCCTGGAAGAGATGGGCCAAGAGTGGGTCCCCATTCAGAGTTCCTGGCGACTGAATGAACGTCACTATGGTGCACTGATTGGTCTCAACAGAGCAGAAATGGCTCTGAATCATGGGGAGGAGCAAGTGAAAATATGGAGGAGAAGCTATGATGTTACCCCACCTCCCATAACTGAATCTCATCCTTACTATGAAGAAATATACAATGATCGCCGATATAAATGCAGTGATGTCTCTCAGGATAATCTACCAAAGGCTGAAAGTCTAAAAGATGTGCTTGATAGACTCCTTCCCTATTGGAATGAAAAGATAGTGCCAGAACTGAGAAGTGGCAAAATGATCCTTATCTCTGCTCATGGTAACAGCAGCAGGGCACTGCTGAAGCATGTGGAAGGTAAGGGTCTTCCTTTtaaccttcccctctgctctttaCTCAACTGCTTACTGCTTTACATCTTATTCTGTAGCATATATTACTTATCTGGGCAATGTGACACTTAATGTCTGTGGTCTCCAAGGAGAAAGTAAGAAGTTGGCCTATAGGAACAGGAACCAAATTGGGGCGTGCAGAAGGGGAAGAGAATTAGGTAGGTTCATGTAGTTAAGAGAAGAGCCAGGTACTTTCCCGTTGTTTCTCACTgctcattttaaaatgctttattcaAATGAACTTTAGTTGGTCTAAACAGACACAAACTCTCAAGGCTCTCGCTATTTCTGGATTTATTCAGCTGCTTTGTCAGAATGGTTGAAGTCCTAATCTGTTCATTAAACAAGCATTGAATTAACACAGCAGAATAAAGTTCTTGTCTTGGGATGTGGAAGACATTCTCAACTGTTACTGTGGTAGGTTGCTTCTGAGTCTTCATTCCTGATAATTCCTTACTTAAAGCTGCCGTGACAGGGAATTCTGCAGAGACTAGGAATTTGCTAAAGCTTATCCAAATACTGTATTATTTGCCAATATAGAAAATGCATACCGAGAAACAGCTAAGTTTGTAGCTTAGCATAAAGTTGCTTATTTATTTGGGACTTGAAAAGAATGCGATTTATCTTTGAGTCATtgctagattttcttttttttccccctctgcctCTTCTTTAATGGCATGTCTTCTAGTTTAGGTCATCCTAAACTGGAAGATGGACTGTATTAATTTATTTGTCTGTGGGTAGAGAAGAATTCAGTGATCATACTTGTATGAATGCACCCTATGAGAGGTGTAGTTGCAGGTATGCACAGATGGGATTGCATCCACTCAATTTTTTAGTTAATAAAACTCTCTGGTGTGTGCCTCTGCAGCTTTGACTCTGCTGAGCACTTTTTGCATTTAGGCATGCTGGAACAGTCAGGATAGCTGATGCTTTAGGTGGAGTTAAAAGCCCAGGGAATACGCATGTACAAGTGACTTCTGTAGCTACAGGGGCTCTGAATTCTGTGGTACAGATCACTGcttggaggaaggagaaaggcaGCTTCATCTGGTTCCGCTGTGGCCAGGGTTGTTGTCTACACTGTGTGAAATCTTATAGAATTACAAAGGAAAAAGGGGCAAATTTGCAACCCTGACCTCCTCAAAGAACTGGACCAGTTCCATGAGACCATGCTGGTCAAGCAAACCCTTTGGGGGCGAGTTGCTGCAAGCTGACAACAGCTTCAGCAGAAACCTTGGTCCACTTTCTGCACAGGTGTGTGCGAAGGCTAGAGCTGACAGCATGAGTAACTGGTAGAGGTTGCTTTAAAGTTAGTATGGCTGGGTTCCTTGCTGCATTGAGATTGGAAAGAGTGGTGTAAGTCCTGGCAAGTGCAAAGCTTTTATCTGGGACAGTCTGATAGGTATAACTCTTCAAGAGCTGCGTACATTCAAGCAAAGTAAAATAGAGCTGTGTCTCCTTGTTTGTCTTACACTATACCTTGTGCCTCCCAGCATGTGGTTACACAGGGAAATGTGAGGAATCATTTGCAGAGGATCTAATTTTGTTGATTGAGAATCGTCCATCAGCTCCCACACAAGAGCAGTTGTCAGATACAGGGCTCTTCTGCCCTTTTTACAGTGGAGATCTGGATTGCTGCAGAGCTGGTCTGAAGGGTGGCATGAGCAGAGCATTAGGAcccctgatatttttttttcttccagaactcAAGCCTACATCTAGCTAAATCTAAGAGGTTCTGTGCCTGCATTGCTGACTCTCTCCATTTTTCTCCTGAAAGGTTGTGAGCTGCTCTAGAAACTTGTTGGAGCTTGACTTGAGTCAACACTGCTTAAAGTTTCTCAGTCTACTGTATTTAGAACACCTGCTATGAGTTGGGCTTTGTTAGTGTGGATTCTTTTTGACAAACCTAGTGTGTCATGCACTTGAGTGGAAGTTTCTGGGCCCCTCTAGCTTAGCTGGAGCCATGTTTTTTTGGCATTTA
Proteins encoded in this region:
- the LOC136107139 gene encoding uncharacterized protein isoform X1, which translates into the protein MSTPPGHGNAGDASPLCRRHREMGSRQPVLNATGGSPKSLASPETTSGPADSASAPDGRCSSEARDLRAPPEHLRLFTHRPRWALRQQPGGRAPAHPCAASGKKRGNKLSCPQPVEPSHSPARSLLGTKGHGTNASGCHPASPRSLPGAGKVTAAVLGTMDAGCCHFDCTYVYQNEKEVGEGIQ
- the LOC136107139 gene encoding uncharacterized protein isoform X2; amino-acid sequence: MSTPPGHGNAGDASPLCRRHREMGSRQPVLNATGGSPKSLASPETTSGPADSASAPDGRCSSEARDLRAPPEHLRLFTHRPRWALRQQPGGRAPAHPCAASGKKRGNKLSCPQPVEPSHSPARSLLGTKGHGTNASGCHPASPRSLPGETTEKVWSSLMLWYLLFSRGLTERKQSKAFASLT
- the BPGM gene encoding bisphosphoglycerate mutase, giving the protein MAKYRLVLLRHGEGAWNKENRFCSWVDQKLSSDGIKEAQNCGKQLKELGFEFDLVFTSVLSRSIQTAWLILEEMGQEWVPIQSSWRLNERHYGALIGLNRAEMALNHGEEQVKIWRRSYDVTPPPITESHPYYEEIYNDRRYKCSDVSQDNLPKAESLKDVLDRLLPYWNEKIVPELRSGKMILISAHGNSSRALLKHVEGISDEDIINVTLPTGVPILLELDENLHPLGPHQFLGDQEAIQAAIKKVEDQGKVKSSEK